The sequence below is a genomic window from Thiomonas sp. FB-Cd.
CGTTTGGCTCCAGATGGGACGGACGATGTCGTTGCTGTGCCCTTCATGTGCGCGGCTCCTGGGATGCGCGACCCTTGTGAGCGGGCTTACCCGCCGACGCGGGGGCGGCCTTTAACAAAGGAAGCATGCGCTCGGCTGCCTGCTGCTCGGCTGCCCTTCTGCTTGCCCCCTCACCCAGAGTTCGCAGGCCCAACTCGGCAACATCGCATTGCACCTCAAACTGCTGCTGGTGTGCAGGACCACTGGTGGTCACCACATGATAGGTCGGCACCTTGAGTTTGCGACCCTGCAGGATTTCCTGCAGGCGCGTCTTGGGATCCTTGGCGCTCGCCTGCATGTCAAGCGTATCCAGGCGTGGGCGGTATAAAAGCTCAGCCAGCGCCTGCGCCTGCACGAAGCCGCCGTCGAGGTATACGGCGCCCACGATCGCCTCCAGCGCATCGGCGAGGATGGATGCACGGGTGCCGCCGCCGCTGCGCTGCTCCCCCTCACCCAGCAACAGGCACTGGCCAAGGCCCAAATCCTGGGCGAGCTCGACTAGCGTTTCCTCACGCACGAGGCTTGCGCGCAGGTAGGAGAGGTGGCCTTCGCTGGCTTGACCATCCGCATACAACAGCGATGCCACGGCAAGGTTCAGCACGGAATCGCCGATGAATTCCAGCCTCTCGTTATTGCGCGCGCTGTAGCTGCGATGCGTGAGTGCCTGGCGCAAAAGGGATTGATCTCGGAACGCGTAATGCAGTCGTGCCTGCAATTCGGAAAGACCGGAAGGAGATGCCACGCGGAACAATGCCTCGTCTGCGCGACTAGTGGGATTTTCCGGCGAACTTCAGGACCAGATAGGCAGGGCCGGCCAAATGGATTTCCTTGTCGTAGGCGAAAGAAACAACCACTTTCCCATCAACCTTGGTGATCGTCAGATCCTTGCCCGACACCGTGTTGATGTAGTCGACTTCCGCCATCTTGTCGAAGGCATTGCGGATGTCGCCCACGGTGGGTCCGGCCTTGGCCGCGTCATCGACCGCGCGCTGTACGGCAAAGGATTCCTGCACGGCCGGCACGGCCTGCATGCCGATGACGACAAGAAAAGCAATGATGGCCCCCCAGAAAATCAGGCCGATCAGGGTGATGCCACGTTGTTTTGCTGCACGGGTCATGAAAAACACCTCGTCGAAAGGATACGAACAAGAGCGTTGCGGGCAAGCGGCATTAGGCGCGATCGGTTCAGTGGATCGGCCCGATGTTCTTCAAGCCACCGAAGTTCATCCAAACAAAGAAGGCCTTCCCAACGATATTGCGCTCGGGCACGAAGCCCCAATAACGCGAATCGAGCGAATTATCGCGATTGTCGCCCATCACGAAGTACATTCCCGCTGGCACCTTGCACACGAAGCCATCGGCGTTGTAGTGGCAGTGGTCCCGGTGCGGAAAATCGTCGGGGCCACCGATGACGTAGGGTGGAGCCTGCGGATTGATCAAAATCCGGTGTGCCGTGTCGCCCAAAGTCTCAATATATTGTTGGTAGTAGACCATGGAGCGCGGATCAAACCATTCGCCGTCGGGCTTCTCGGCAACGGGCTTGCCGTTGATCAAGAGCTGCTTGTTTTCGTACGACACCGTGTCACCTGGCGTGCCCACAATGCGCTTGATGTAGTCAATGGCAGGATCTTTGGGAAGACGGAACACAATGACGTTGCCACGCTGCGGGTTTTCGCCGGGCGTGACTCGGTCATGCATGAGTGGCAAACGCAGCCCGTACACGAACTTGTTGACGAGGATCAGGTCACCGGGCACGAGGGTAGGCTCCATGGAACCCGAGGGGATCTTGAACGGCTCGGCCACAAATGAGCGCAACAGGAAGACGAACGCAATGACCGGGAACAGCCCTGCTGTCCACTCCAGCCACCAAGGCTGGCGCAGCAGCCGTTCACGCGTGGCGGCGATCTGCTCGTCACTCAAGCTGGCATCGGGCGCGATGCCCTGTTTGCGCAGTTCGTCGCGCCGTGTACGCAAGGCGTTCCCGGCTGCATTCGCAGCAGCAATGCGCTGACGTGAGAACCGGAATTTCTCGGCGATCCAGAATGCGCCCGTGACGAGCAGGAGGATGAACAGCAGGAGGGTGAAATTGACAGCCGGGGCTTCCATGTGGCGGGGCGAGTTGCTTTAGTCTTCGACTTTGAGAATGGCGAGAAACGCTTCCTGAGGCACTTCAACGGTGCCGATCTGCTTCATGCGTTTTTTGCCAGCTTTTTGTTTTTCCAGGAGCTTGCGCTTGCGCGAAATGTCTCCGCCATAACACTTGGCAAGCACGTTCTTGCGCATGGCTTTGATTGTCTCACGCGCGATGATGTTCGCCCCGATTGACGCCTGAATGGCGACGTCGAACATCTGCCTGGGTATGAGTTCGCGCATCTTTGCTGTGACTTCGCGGCCGCGGTATTGGCTTTGCGCACGGTGCACGATGATGGATAGCGCGTCGACCCGTTCACCGTTGATCAGGATATCCACCTTCACCACGTCGGCGGCTCGGTACTCGAGAAAGTGGTAATCCATGGAGGCGTAGCCGCGGGAGATGGATTTGAGCTTGTCGAAGAAGTCCAAAACAATCTCCGCCAGCGGCATCTCATACGTGAGTTGCACCTGCCGCCCCATGTAAGCCATGTTTTTCTGCACCCCGCGCTTCGCGTTGCACAAGGTCATGACGGGCCCCACATAGTCCTGCGGCATGAACAGCTTGACCTCGACGATCGGCTCGCGGATCTGCTCGATACGTCCCACGTCTGGCATTCGGGACGGATTATCCACAGTCAGAACTGTGCCATCGCGCAACTGGACCATGTAGACCACCGAGGGCGCGGTGGTGATGAGGTCCATGTCGTACTCACGCTCCAAGCGCTCTTGAACGATATCCATGTGCAGCAGCCCCAAAAAGCCGCAGCGGAAGCCAAACCCAAGCGCTGACGACACTTCTGGCTCAAACTGCAGCGCCGCATCGTTGAGCTGAAGCTTTTCAAGTGCATCGCGCAAGGCGTCATATTGGTTGGACTCGACCGGGTAAAGCCCTGCAAACACTTGCGGTTGCACCTCCTTGAATCCCGGCAGAGCCTGCGCAGCAGGCCTGTTCGCCAGCGTGACCGTGTCGCCCACGCGCGCGCCCTTGAGTTCCTTGATCGCCGCGATAACGAAACCCACTTCGCCAGCGGCAAGTTGCTGGCGCGCGACGGACTTGGGCGTGAACACACCGAGCTGTTCACAGCTGTATTGCGCACCGGTTGCCATGAGCAGGATCTTGTCGCGCACTTTGAGCACGCCATCCACGACACGCACGAGCATCACCACGCCGACGTAGCTGTCATACCAGGAGTCGATCACCAGCGCCTTGAGCGGTGCATCAGGGTCACCCTTGGGCGGCGGAATACGTGCAATCACCGCCTCCAGGATATCGTCGATCCCCATGCCGGTTTTGGCGCTGGCCAAAAGGGCATCTGAGGCGTCAATCCCAATCACATCCTCGATTTCCTGCCGCGCAGCATCTGGATCCGCCTGGGGAAGATCCATCTTGTTGAGCACCGGCACGACTTCCACGCCCAGCTCGATTGCCGTATAGCAATTGGCGACCGTCTGCGCTTCCACGCCCTGACTGGCGTCCACCACCAGGAGCGCACCTTCGCAGGCTGACAGCGAGCGGCTCACCTCATAGCTGAAGTCCACGTGACCGGGCGTGTCGATGAGATTGAGTTGGTAGATCTGCCCATCGCGAGCCTTGTAGGACAGGGCTGCCGTCTGTGCCTTGATGGTAATGCCGCGCTCGCGCTCGAGGTCCATGGAGTCGAGGACCTGGCTTTCCATCTCGCGGTCCGACAGACCGCCGCAACGCTGGATCAAGCGATCGGCCAATGTGGATTTGCCGTGGTCGATATGGGCGATGATGGAAAAATTGCGGATCAGTTGCATGCAATCTCGGTTCAACTCGCAGGCACCCTGCGGCTTGGACTTATATGGCCCTGCGACCGCGCGACCGGCAGTGTAGGCATGGGACTCGCGCGCAGGATGGGTTGTGGCTTACGGCGCCACAGGACAGACCAAAAAAAAGGCGCGGCAATTCAGGTCGCGCCTACCAACAAAAATCGTTTGGCAACTGCTTGTTGGACCTCTATTTTAAGCGCGCCTGGCGTTCAAACCCGCTCAAGACCACACCGCCCACATCCAAATGCGTAGAAAAATTTGTCCTATTGTCACAAAAAAGCGTGAGCAACGATGCGAACGGACTCAACTAGAGATATATCAATGAAAAACATGTAATCACCAGATCCGCATCACCTCGCAAGAGGGCTCGGCCTGACGAGGATAAATTGCGCGGTATCGCCGCGGCGCACCAGCAATGCAACGGGTTTCCCCGGCGGCAACGAGTTCGCGATTTCCTTGAACTGCTTGGCGCTGGTGATCTCAATATTGTTCAGGACCGTCACCACGTCACCGACCCTTAGTCCGTCCCCGCTGGCCGAGGCCTGCAACGCTTCGATCAAGACGCCCGATCGCACGCCCAGTTCTTTTTTCTGCGCATCGTTCAAATCCACGACCGCCACGCCAAGTGGACTCTTCTCGGCTCCTGTCTTCGGTACCGGCGCAGGTTTCTCGGTCGCCGCATCGGACTCCTTGGCCCAGGCGCCCACGGTCACTTGCAAAGTGCGCTCGGCCCCGCGGCGGAATACCTGCATCGGCACGCGCGTACCCGGCTTGACCTCCCCAACGATACGCGGCAAGTCAGTGGCGCGCTCGACAGTTTTGCCGCCGAACTTGGTAATGATGTCTCCGTCTTGAACGCCCGCCTTGTCGGCGGCGCCACCGGCCTCCACGCTTCGCACCAGAGCGCCAATGGGCTTGCCCAATCCAATCGACTCAGCCAGTTCGCGGCTCACGCCATCAATGGCTACACCAATCTTGCCGCGCACAACATAGCCGGTGGTTTTGAGCTGGTTCGCCACACGGATGGCCTCGTCAATCGGAATGGCGAAGGAGATCCCCATGAAACCGCCTGTTCGGCTGTAGATCTGTGAGTTGATGCCGACGACCTGCCCCTGCATGTTGATCAATGGCCCCCCCGAATTGCCCGGGTTCACCGCCACGTCGGTCTGGATGAACGGCGAATAGTCCCCCGTATCCCGCCCCTTGGCGCTGACGATGCCGGCGGTCACCGTATTTTCCAGCCCAAACGGCGATCCGATGGCCACCACCCATTCGCCGACCTTGATTTTTTTCGAGTCGCCGATGCTCACGATTGGCAAATTCTTGGCGTCGATTTTCAAGACCGCCACATCTGTGCGTTTGTCAGTGCCGATCACCTTAGCCTTGAACTCTCGCTTGTCGGTGAGCGTGACCATGACTTCATCGGCGCCATCAACCACATGGGCATTGGTCATGACGTATCCGTCGGCACTGAGGATGAAGCCTGATGCGACGCCCGTGGGCTGTTCCTGCCCCTCGCCCTTGGGCGCCGAACCGCTTCCCGGAGGGGCTGCGGGCGGCACGGGAATCCCGAAGAAGCGGCGCAGGAATTCACGTGTTTGGTCGTCCATCTGCGGCGACTGATCCAGCGCTGCCTTCTTGTACGTGCGAATGTTGACCACGGAAGGGCCGACCTTCTCCACAAGTCCCGTGAAGTCAGGTAACCCGCAGGAACCAGGGCAGTTCGCCCCCGCCGCGGGAGCGGCGAAGGCAACGGGGCCAAATGGGGCGACCAAGCCCAGACAGAGGACGAGTGCGGCAAAACGTGTATTCACGAATAACTCCATTGATGGGTATGCGCCCGCCGGTTGGGGACGCCAACCATCTGAGCGGTGCGGTGAAACTTCAGGCTGCCGGGCGCCCCTGCACTGGCGCCAAACGAAAGCAACGCGCTCAGGATAAACGATGCGCCAAATTGCAACGTATTGTGACTGCCATTTGGACTTAGCGAAGCCGCGCAATCGAATCTGCGAACAGCTTGAGGGTCTTCGTTGGCACGGCACCAATTGCAATGACCGACCAAGCACCCTTGCGATCGAGCAAGGCATTGGTCTCGCCCATGTGCAGGCTTGCGCCGTGCTGCTGCGTATCGGCGGTCGAGCCGCCGAAGAGCGAAACCGAGGCCAGCCCATCGCTGAAAAGCCATTGGGTCACTTCGACCGGCTTGGCGCGCAGCAACAGCCTGCGCTGATAGATGCCCACCGACTTGAAGCCGGGGGGCGGTTTGCTCAGCGTCCAACCCTGTGCCCTCGACGTCGTGGGCGTGGCCCGCATATGCTCCACTTGGTAGCCTCCTGTGCCGCGCAGCGCCTGCGCGACCATATCAGGCTTGGGTGGGGGGTTGAGATTGAGTTGCGTAAACGCCACCTGATCGAGCACATTGCCCTGATCGTCCAGGGTCTGTGCTTTCACCAAGAGGTCTGAGGTCCGCTCCGTCCACAGCCTGTAGCCGTAGCGCAGATCGTCACGCGGAGTGATTCGTGTCACCTCGCAGACGTATCCGGCGCAGCGCTCCTGTCCCTCGTGCTGCATGGAGTACAACGCCGCGAGCTCGGCACGCGGTGTCTTGAGCACACGTGGAAAGCTAAAGTCGGTTTGATGATCCTCGACGACAACGAGCCGCTCGGCCGGAAGGATGGTGCGCGTTTTCTCATTCTCGCATAGCAAGATACGCCGCTCTCCGTCGAGCGTTTCAACCTTCTCCAGCGTGCTCCCCTTCGTCACATAGTGATCAATCGTCGAGCTGACCATGCGCCCTCCGGACTGCACGACGAAGATTCCCGAGTAGTTGCGCCGCTGGGCCGCATGGCTCACCCGCTCCAACCATGCCTGCAAATCCTCCGCCGCATCTGGTTTCACAGCAGAGGAGACTTCCGGCCTGCTGGTGACTGCCATGGGCTGCGCTGAGCTGGCCAGGGAGCCGCTCTGCTCAGCCGAAGCGATCGTGCTGGCCGCCTTGGCCGAAAGCGGCACAAGGCTAAGCATGCCCCACAGGACGAGCTGCCGCAGGCGCGATGTTTGCAGACGCAAAAACTCAGCGCGACGCGGCCACACGGAATTCCGCTTCATGAATGTCGGCTAGTGAGTAAGGCAATACGCTGCCCGCCAGTTGCTGATGCGCCATAAGGTACTGCGCCCAAGAACCCGCCTGCTGATCAGCCACGCCAAGCACGACCGGCACTTCACCGCGCGCGTGCGTTGCCGTTAGCGCCACCGTGCGTTGCGATATGACCCGGGTTGGCAGTGCCTGCAACCCCGATTGCACCCGGCCCGCAATGCTTTGCTCATCATGCCGAGATGGCCACGTTGAAAAGCTCACGAGAGCCACAGCAGCGACGCTCGCCACGGCAGCGCCCACTGCGCTCCAGTGCCTGCGCCCGCGCTGAGACGCCTGGTCCTTCTCGCGCTGCGCGTTGCGAACTGCACGCGGCAGGCACTGCACCGGTTCGCGGCTGAGTCGCTCGGAAAACCTCTGGATAAAGGCGCGCTCATCGGCCAGCGGCACCAGTTCAGAT
It includes:
- the lepA gene encoding translation elongation factor 4 — translated: MQLIRNFSIIAHIDHGKSTLADRLIQRCGGLSDREMESQVLDSMDLERERGITIKAQTAALSYKARDGQIYQLNLIDTPGHVDFSYEVSRSLSACEGALLVVDASQGVEAQTVANCYTAIELGVEVVPVLNKMDLPQADPDAARQEIEDVIGIDASDALLASAKTGMGIDDILEAVIARIPPPKGDPDAPLKALVIDSWYDSYVGVVMLVRVVDGVLKVRDKILLMATGAQYSCEQLGVFTPKSVARQQLAAGEVGFVIAAIKELKGARVGDTVTLANRPAAQALPGFKEVQPQVFAGLYPVESNQYDALRDALEKLQLNDAALQFEPEVSSALGFGFRCGFLGLLHMDIVQERLEREYDMDLITTAPSVVYMVQLRDGTVLTVDNPSRMPDVGRIEQIREPIVEVKLFMPQDYVGPVMTLCNAKRGVQKNMAYMGRQVQLTYEMPLAEIVLDFFDKLKSISRGYASMDYHFLEYRAADVVKVDILINGERVDALSIIVHRAQSQYRGREVTAKMRELIPRQMFDVAIQASIGANIIARETIKAMRKNVLAKCYGGDISRKRKLLEKQKAGKKRMKQIGTVEVPQEAFLAILKVED
- the lepB gene encoding signal peptidase I; translation: MEAPAVNFTLLLFILLLVTGAFWIAEKFRFSRQRIAAANAAGNALRTRRDELRKQGIAPDASLSDEQIAATRERLLRQPWWLEWTAGLFPVIAFVFLLRSFVAEPFKIPSGSMEPTLVPGDLILVNKFVYGLRLPLMHDRVTPGENPQRGNVIVFRLPKDPAIDYIKRIVGTPGDTVSYENKQLLINGKPVAEKPDGEWFDPRSMVYYQQYIETLGDTAHRILINPQAPPYVIGGPDDFPHRDHCHYNADGFVCKVPAGMYFVMGDNRDNSLDSRYWGFVPERNIVGKAFFVWMNFGGLKNIGPIH
- the rnc gene encoding ribonuclease III, yielding MASPSGLSELQARLHYAFRDQSLLRQALTHRSYSARNNERLEFIGDSVLNLAVASLLYADGQASEGHLSYLRASLVREETLVELAQDLGLGQCLLLGEGEQRSGGGTRASILADALEAIVGAVYLDGGFVQAQALAELLYRPRLDTLDMQASAKDPKTRLQEILQGRKLKVPTYHVVTTSGPAHQQQFEVQCDVAELGLRTLGEGASRRAAEQQAAERMLPLLKAAPASAGKPAHKGRASQEPRT
- a CDS encoding MucB/RseB C-terminal domain-containing protein translates to MKRNSVWPRRAEFLRLQTSRLRQLVLWGMLSLVPLSAKAASTIASAEQSGSLASSAQPMAVTSRPEVSSAVKPDAAEDLQAWLERVSHAAQRRNYSGIFVVQSGGRMVSSTIDHYVTKGSTLEKVETLDGERRILLCENEKTRTILPAERLVVVEDHQTDFSFPRVLKTPRAELAALYSMQHEGQERCAGYVCEVTRITPRDDLRYGYRLWTERTSDLLVKAQTLDDQGNVLDQVAFTQLNLNPPPKPDMVAQALRGTGGYQVEHMRATPTTSRAQGWTLSKPPPGFKSVGIYQRRLLLRAKPVEVTQWLFSDGLASVSLFGGSTADTQQHGASLHMGETNALLDRKGAWSVIAIGAVPTKTLKLFADSIARLR
- a CDS encoding DegQ family serine endoprotease; amino-acid sequence: MELFVNTRFAALVLCLGLVAPFGPVAFAAPAAGANCPGSCGLPDFTGLVEKVGPSVVNIRTYKKAALDQSPQMDDQTREFLRRFFGIPVPPAAPPGSGSAPKGEGQEQPTGVASGFILSADGYVMTNAHVVDGADEVMVTLTDKREFKAKVIGTDKRTDVAVLKIDAKNLPIVSIGDSKKIKVGEWVVAIGSPFGLENTVTAGIVSAKGRDTGDYSPFIQTDVAVNPGNSGGPLINMQGQVVGINSQIYSRTGGFMGISFAIPIDEAIRVANQLKTTGYVVRGKIGVAIDGVSRELAESIGLGKPIGALVRSVEAGGAADKAGVQDGDIITKFGGKTVERATDLPRIVGEVKPGTRVPMQVFRRGAERTLQVTVGAWAKESDAATEKPAPVPKTGAEKSPLGVAVVDLNDAQKKELGVRSGVLIEALQASASGDGLRVGDVVTVLNNIEITSAKQFKEIANSLPPGKPVALLVRRGDTAQFILVRPSPLAR
- a CDS encoding sigma-E factor negative regulatory protein; this encodes MEQFSMKQPMMPARISALMDGEFEGEGLALDSAALDDALRELSSHEAARDTWLQYHQIGDLLRSSELVPLADERAFIQRFSERLSREPVQCLPRAVRNAQREKDQASQRGRRHWSAVGAAVASVAAVALVSFSTWPSRHDEQSIAGRVQSGLQALPTRVISQRTVALTATHARGEVPVVLGVADQQAGSWAQYLMAHQQLAGSVLPYSLADIHEAEFRVAASR
- a CDS encoding DUF4845 domain-containing protein, translating into MTRAAKQRGITLIGLIFWGAIIAFLVVIGMQAVPAVQESFAVQRAVDDAAKAGPTVGDIRNAFDKMAEVDYINTVSGKDLTITKVDGKVVVSFAYDKEIHLAGPAYLVLKFAGKSH